The region ATTATCCACTTATATCAAATGGGCAGGAAATTAAAAATTGTAGTTTTTTTTATCCTGTTGTGGGTGAAACCTGGGATGGTATGTTAAATGACATTAATGGATTTCATGTCAAAGAAGAACATGTAATGAAAGCAATATCTTGTGCTAAAGGTGGAATGGTATCAGAAGGTAATGTTGGCGGTGGTACCGGTATGAAATGTCATGGTTTTAAAGGAGGAACAGGGACGTCATCTAGAGTAGTTAAAATTGAGGGGAAAGCCTTTACTGTTGGGGCTCTAGTCCAAGCAAATCATGGATCAAGAGAAAAATTTAAAGTTTATGGCGTTCCAATTGGAAAACGAATTGAAGGGTATCAAGCTTCTGTAGAGTCCCCCGCGCCAAAGCCCGGTTCTGGATCTATTATTGTTGTTTTAGCAACGGATGCGCCTTTAACACCTATTCAATTAACTAAGCTATGTAAGCGTGTATCTATTGGTATAGGCAATTTAGGAGGGGGTTGTGAAAATGGATCAGGTGATATTTTTTTAGCCTTCTCAACCGCAAATGAAGAGGCCTACACGACAAGTTTAAGTAGCATGGTGGTATTGGGTGATGATTGTCTTGATTCGTTGTACACAGCAGTGGTTGAAACAGTTGAAGAATCTATTTTAAATGCCTTGTTTGCAGCAGAAAGTATGGTAGGTCGTAATAGAAATAAGTATCATGCTATTCCCCATGATCTTGTTAAGAAGTTAATTAGACAATATCGACCAGACTGTTTGAGTAAGTAGCTCATTGCTTCTTATATAGCGGACTTTTTTATATATATTCTGAGTTTTATGGTACTATTTAATGGGAGTCTTATCAAAGATTGCTAGTATTATTTTATAAAGTATGCTAGAATTTATAAGATAGTAATATGGATATATCAGGGGAGGTTTCAACACGTGTATAATATTTTATTAGGAGCTATGATTGTTCTATCAATTTTAATCATTATTGCTGTTATGATGCAGCCTAGTAAACAAAATAGTGCAGCTAGTGCTTTTACAGGAGGCGCGGACCAATTATTTGGTAAACAAAAAGCGCGTGGGTTTGAAGCTTTTATGCAAAAGGCAACAACTGTTTTAGGTGTGTCTTGGGTAGCAATCGCTTTAGTTTTAGCCTATTTATCATCTAAGTAAAAAATAAAAGCCTCCTGTTTTGAACAGGAGGCTTTTTTAGGTACAATAGAGGTAGAGTTCTAATTAAATAACAAGATATTGGAGTGGTTGGATAATGAAGAAGAAAATGTTACTACCGAAAACGACATATTTTGAAGGGGGTCCAAGAGGAATTATCCTCTTACACGCTTACACAGGAAGTCCAAATGACGTAAGATCATTAGGTCGTTATTTAAATAATGAAGGATACTCTGTCCTTTTACCATTATTTTCCGGTCATGGTACGATGCGCCCAGAAGATATTTTAGAGGAAGGGCCAGATTCATGGTTAAAAGATTTGGAAGATAGTATTAACTGGATGAAAGAGCAAGGATTCGAACAGGTAGCAATTATGGGCTTATCAATGGGCGGAATGTTTGCAATGAAAGGGATCATTTCTTATCCAGATTATGTTATAGGTGGTGGACCGATGTGTACTCCTTTAAATCCAGGAGCAAGTACAAATATAATTCCCACATTTTTAGACTATGCACAGTTTGTGATGAAAAAAGATGGGGCAACGGAGTCTGAGATTGTAAGACGCCTGCCAAGTGTAAAAGAAAAGCAAATAGCACAATTGAGTGAGTTGAATAGTTTTATCAATGAAATATTTGATAACTTACCTCATGTAACCCAACAAATATTACTGGTTCAAGCTGGGAAAGACCAGATGATGAATCCCGATGATGTTTATGTTGTGGAAGAGCAATTAAAACAATCGGAATCAGAAGTGAAGTGGTATCCAGAAAGTGGACACGTTATCACTGTTGGTCCAGAAAAAAAACAATTGCAAGAAGATATTTTAGTGTATTTAAATAATTTGAAATGGTGCCACTAGTTATTAATTATTAATAATGAGGTAGGTGGTACAAAAAGGAGATAAAATGAAAGAAACAATAAAAGATAAAATTATTCTTTTTTTGGAAACTAACTCTAAAAAAAGTTTTTCAGTAGAAGAGATTAGTGACGGATTAGGTTTTAATAAAGGTGAGGATTTTAAATTAATTGTTCATACAATTGCAAGTATGGAGAGAGAAAAAAGCATCATTTTTACTAAAAAAGGCAAGGTTAAATTACCGATGAAAGAGGTATTAATTGAAGGAACTTTTCGAGCAAATGAACGCGGATTTGGTTTTGTAACAGTCGAAGGGGAAGAAAGTGACATTTATGTTGCTAAAGAACATACCGGTTACGCTCTAAATGGAGATACAGTTGCTTTAGATATTATTCAACCAGCTAATCATTTAGAAGGAAAGACAGCGGAAGGAAAAATCAAAGAAATTATCCAAAGAGCCATGACTCAAGTTGTCGGTGAATTTGTGGCATACAATGAAGATGAGCGTCAAGAATCTGATTTATATGGCTATGTTATTCCAAAAGATAAAAAAATGAGTAATTATAAAATATTTATCCCAGCTGAGGGTGTTCAACCTGTTGATGGCATGATATGCGTGGTTGAAGTGACGCATTATCCAGAACCTGGTTTTCCTACTGCTTTGGAAGGCTTGATTAAACAAACTGTTGGTCATAAAAATGATCCTGGTATGGATATTTTGAGTATTGTGATGCAACATGGTATTCCTACTAAGTTCCCTGATGAGGTCTTGTCTCATGCAGACGAAGTACCTGATACTATTTCAGAAGAAGATTTAGAAGGACGGGTGGATCGCCGAAATCAATTATTAGTGACGATTGACGGTGCGGATGCAAAAGATTTAGATGATGCCGTCACTGTCAGAAAACTAGATAATGGTCATTACTTTTTGGGAGTACATATCGCTGATGTATCTCACTATGTGACAGAAGGTAGTCCAATGGACATAGAGGCCGCAGACAGAGCAACGAGTGTCTATTTAACTGATCGCGTTATCCCTATGATTCCCCATCGTTTATCGAATGGGATTTGTTCATTAAATCCACAAGTTCCACGTTTAGCGATGAGTTGCGAAATGGAAATAAATCAATCTGGACATGTTGTCAGTCATGATATTTTTCAAAGTGTTATTCAAACTAAAGAACGTATGACCTATACAGCAGTCAATCAAATTCTTGAAGATGAAGATGCTGAAACTTTAGCAAAATATGAAGCCTTAGTTCCGATGTTTAAAGAAATGGGTGAACTACATAAAATTTTAGAAGGAATGCGCATTGAACGTGGTGCTATTTCTTTTGAAGATCGTGAAGCTAAAATCTTGGTAGATGAAATGGGTCATCCTGAAGGAATCGAATTGCGTGAAAGAGGGTTAGGTGAACGTTTAATTGAATCATTTATGCTAATGGCAAATGAAACAGTTGCAAAACATTTTTATGATCAAAAACTACCGTTTATTTATCGGATTCACGAGCAACCAAAAGAAGAAAAAATTCAACGTTTCTTTGAGTTTGCAACTAATTTTGGTATTTTAGTTAAAGGAACAAAAGAAGAGATTTCTCCAAAAGAACTTCAGAAGGCTTTAAATCAAGTCAAAGATCAACCTGAGGAAGCAGTTATAAACAAAATGTTGCTTCGAAGTATGCAGCAAGCTCGTTATAGTGAAGACCCAGTTGGACATTTTGGTTTAGCTGCCGAGGATTATACTCACTTCACTTCACCTATTCGTCGGTATCCTGATTTAATGGTTCATCGTTTGATTAAATCTTATTTAACCCAACCAGTAGCTGAAGAAACAAAAGCTAAGTGGTCGGAACTACTTCCTGAAGTTGCTATTCATAGTTCTCAAATGGAGCGTCGAGCTGTTGAGGCGGAGAGAGATACCGATGCTATGAAGAAAGCAGAATATATGATGGATAAAGTTGGAATGGAATTTCCAGGTGTGATTGGTTCGGTGACTAAATTTGG is a window of Vagococcus intermedius DNA encoding:
- the rnr gene encoding ribonuclease R — its product is MKETIKDKIILFLETNSKKSFSVEEISDGLGFNKGEDFKLIVHTIASMEREKSIIFTKKGKVKLPMKEVLIEGTFRANERGFGFVTVEGEESDIYVAKEHTGYALNGDTVALDIIQPANHLEGKTAEGKIKEIIQRAMTQVVGEFVAYNEDERQESDLYGYVIPKDKKMSNYKIFIPAEGVQPVDGMICVVEVTHYPEPGFPTALEGLIKQTVGHKNDPGMDILSIVMQHGIPTKFPDEVLSHADEVPDTISEEDLEGRVDRRNQLLVTIDGADAKDLDDAVTVRKLDNGHYFLGVHIADVSHYVTEGSPMDIEAADRATSVYLTDRVIPMIPHRLSNGICSLNPQVPRLAMSCEMEINQSGHVVSHDIFQSVIQTKERMTYTAVNQILEDEDAETLAKYEALVPMFKEMGELHKILEGMRIERGAISFEDREAKILVDEMGHPEGIELRERGLGERLIESFMLMANETVAKHFYDQKLPFIYRIHEQPKEEKIQRFFEFATNFGILVKGTKEEISPKELQKALNQVKDQPEEAVINKMLLRSMQQARYSEDPVGHFGLAAEDYTHFTSPIRRYPDLMVHRLIKSYLTQPVAEETKAKWSELLPEVAIHSSQMERRAVEAERDTDAMKKAEYMMDKVGMEFPGVIGSVTKFGMFIELPNTVEGLIHISKLPEYFHFVESHLALVGERTGTTYRIGQKVVIKVTKADPETKEIDFELVSVEEVTDQEKITLPKQAGRPRRSGRRNNTSKPDTDKLKVKLNTKPKGAKKSSGTQGNKKGKKPFYKEVAKKNKSNRKKKKIK
- a CDS encoding alpha/beta hydrolase; the protein is MKKKMLLPKTTYFEGGPRGIILLHAYTGSPNDVRSLGRYLNNEGYSVLLPLFSGHGTMRPEDILEEGPDSWLKDLEDSINWMKEQGFEQVAIMGLSMGGMFAMKGIISYPDYVIGGGPMCTPLNPGASTNIIPTFLDYAQFVMKKDGATESEIVRRLPSVKEKQIAQLSELNSFINEIFDNLPHVTQQILLVQAGKDQMMNPDDVYVVEEQLKQSESEVKWYPESGHVITVGPEKKQLQEDILVYLNNLKWCH
- a CDS encoding DmpA family aminopeptidase; translated protein: MKKRFREEGFILSGETGEFNAITDVEGVEVGFETILMGSQSDYKGDFSDFARTGVTVILPRGKKRSVVFAGRHDLNGNGEMTGSHWIDDSGFLHGGIGITNTHSVGIVRDTLAKWMVTNKFYYPLISNGQEIKNCSFFYPVVGETWDGMLNDINGFHVKEEHVMKAISCAKGGMVSEGNVGGGTGMKCHGFKGGTGTSSRVVKIEGKAFTVGALVQANHGSREKFKVYGVPIGKRIEGYQASVESPAPKPGSGSIIVVLATDAPLTPIQLTKLCKRVSIGIGNLGGGCENGSGDIFLAFSTANEEAYTTSLSSMVVLGDDCLDSLYTAVVETVEESILNALFAAESMVGRNRNKYHAIPHDLVKKLIRQYRPDCLSK
- the secG gene encoding preprotein translocase subunit SecG — translated: MYNILLGAMIVLSILIIIAVMMQPSKQNSAASAFTGGADQLFGKQKARGFEAFMQKATTVLGVSWVAIALVLAYLSSK